From Nicotiana tabacum cultivar K326 chromosome 20, ASM71507v2, whole genome shotgun sequence, one genomic window encodes:
- the LOC142174485 gene encoding putative mitochondrial protein AtMg01250 → MLACVKIVSYSIIINVEPSEPFPAAKGLRQGDPMPPFLFAIAIEYLSRCLNGLKKKCIFKYRPKCSKIGITHLSFADDLLLFARGDMSSVTQLQQCLNQFYEASGLKAN, encoded by the coding sequence ATGCTAGCTTGTGTGAAAATAGTGAGCTACTCTATAATTATAAATGTGGAACCTTCAGAGCCATTTCCAGCAGCTAAAGGGTTGAGGCAGGGAGATCCTATGCCTCCTTTCCTTTTTGCAATTGCTATAGAGTACTTGAGTCGATGCCTAAATGGATTGAAAAAGAAGTGTATTTTCAAATATCGTCCCAAATGTTCCAAGATAGGAATCACTCATCTTAGCTTTGCGGATGATCTGTTGCTCTTTGCAAGGGGTGATATGTCATCAGTCACTCAATTGCAGCAATGCCTCAATCAATTTTATGAGGCTTCAGGATTGAAAGCTAACTAA